From the genome of Arthrobacter sp. ERGS1:01:
GAGAGTGCGGACAGGGCGATGACCACCGTCAGCCCGGCAAACAACACGGCGTTGCCCGAGGTGCCGGTGGCCTTGGCGATGGATTCGCGCATTTCCATTCCGGCCAGCAGTTGTTGGCGGTGCCGGTTCACAATGAACAGCGAGTAGTCAATGCCCACTGCGAGTCCCAGCATCAGGGCCAGCATGGGGGAAATGGAGGACATCTCGATGACGCTGGTCAGCGCCATGGTGCCGCCCACACCGATGCCCACGCCGATGAGCGCCATGACCAGGGGCAGGCCCATGGCGATGAACGTGCCCAACATGATGAAGAGGACCGCGGCGGCAACAACGATGCCGAGAACTTCGGCGATGCCGAAGAGGGAGGAGACGTCCTGGACGATTTCCTGGCTGTAGTTCACGCTCACGCCGCTTGAGGCAACCGTGTTCAGCTTTTCCTGGACCAGCTTGCGATTCGCGGGGGTGACGGCGTTCATCGACTCGGAGAACTGGATCTGCGCGATCGCGGCCTTGCCGTTGTCGGAGACAAACTTCACGCCCGCGGCGGCGTCGGCCTTGCGCTGGCCCGCGGTGAGCTCGGCCTTGTTGGTGGCGAGGGTCTTGGCACCTTCGTCGTATTTGGCCTGGCCGGCGGCCAACTGGGCTTGTCCGGCGGCAAGCTGTGCCGCCTGGGCGTCCAGCGCAGCCTGTCCGGCGGCGAGTTGGGCGGACGCCGCGGCGGCCTGCGCGGATCCGGCGGGCAGGGCGGCAATCTGGCTCTTTTGCGCGTTCAGCGCGGCTTGGCCGGCGTCGAGCTTGGACTGGCCGTCCTTGAGCTGGGCACTCGAGGCGTCAAGGGTCTTCTTGCTCTCGGCGAGCTTCGCTTCACCGGCGGCAAGCTGCTTCTGGCCGTCGGCCAGCTTCGCGTTGCCGGCCTTGATGGAGGCTTCGGTGACGAACGGGTCAATCGCGCCCTTGACGGTCGGGACCGTGGTGACCGTGGCAAGCGCGGCCGAGATGGCCTTTTCCTGCGCCGGCGTAAACGGCTTGCCGTTGGCCGTCGTGAACACCACGGACCCCGAGCCGCCGGCAGCCTCGGGCAGGTCGGCCTGGAGCTTGTCCGCCATTTGCTGGGTCTCGGTGCCGGGAATTTGGAAGTTGTTGGACATCGGTCCCATGAACGCCGCCACAGCGCCGCCCACGAGTCCCAGGATGACCACCCAGGAGGCGATCACCAACCATGCCCGGCGGGCGGAGAAGCGGCCGAGCCGATAAAGCCAAAGAGCCATGTTGCGTCCTTAGAGAGTTGAAACGTTGGCGCGGGCAAGGCGCCGGAGGGTGGAAACCTAGGAGCTGAAACCGGTGCGGATCAGCGAAATGGTGGTGTCGAGCAACGAACGCAGGTGGGCCAGCGATTCCTCGGAGGTGTCCGGGCCGCGTTCGCTCAGCCAGACGGAGAACGCCGCCTTGCAGCTTCCGGTCACGGCGCCCACCAGGGTGTTGAGGTACAGTTCGTCGGTCTCGGCGGGGAGCCGGTGCCGGGCCACCTCGGTGATCTTTACGGTGCATTCCTCCCAGGCCTGCAACTGGAACCTGCCCAGCGCCGGATCCTGGGTGAGGGCGAAGATTTCGGCCAGGAGGGCCAGGTCCCGGGGGTTTCCACCGGTGGACAGGGCGTGCTGGGCGGATTCCAGGAGCGGCTCATCGGCCGGGCGGGCATCAAGATCGACGATCACCGAGTCAAGATAGCGCTGGGTGAAACTGGCCACGGCCGCTTCCACGGAGGAAAAGTAGTTGAAAAAGGTGCGCCGGGAAACTCCCGCGGCGGCGGCGACCTCGTCGACGGTGAATTCGTTCAGGGCCTTGGTGCGCAGGAATTCAAGTGCGGCACCGGCGATGGCGTCCCGGGTGGCGACTTTGTTCAGCTCACGGCGGGACGGGGGCGCGGGGGAGAGTGTTACGGGGGAATCGGTCACATAACTACACTAAGTGCAAGTTTGCACTCCATGCAAGTTAAAAGGTGGGTGTGCTATAAGATCACACCCACCCCAAAAGGTGCCATTTTCGCGCGGCTACTGGGCCTGCGGCTACTGGGCCTGCGGGTTCTGGGAGAGGTAGATTGATTGGCCCGTGGCGCCGGGCTGCCCCTCGGCCAGCGGAATGGCGAACACTGCGGTGCCGTAGGCGCACACCTCGGTCCAGTTCTGGCCCATTTCCGAGGTGTCAAAACGGGTGGCGACAATCGCGTTGGCGCCCTTGGATTCGGCCTCCGTCACCATGCGGGCCACCACTTCCTGGCGGCTTTCGTACAGGGCCTTGGTCATCTCGGGGAGCTCGCCGCCTCCGAGGGCGCGGAAGCCGGCGGTCAGCTGGGCGCCGATGTGGCGCGAGCGCACGGTCAGGCCCATGACCTCGCCGAAGACGGCGTCGATCTTGTAGCCGGGGAGGTCGTTGGTTGTCACGATGATCATGGGTGCACCTTTCACTGGCCGGCCGTGGCCGGGGAGGATTCCTGATCGCATCCTACGATGCCCCCAACGCAAACTCCCGCCACGATTCCCCGAGGGGGATTCGTGGCGGGAGCCTGTTATGAACATTTCCTACAGCAGGGTTGCGGGGTGGTTGCCCGCGGTGACTTAGGCGTTGGCGAACTCGCGCTGGGGGTCGTGGTCGCCGGCGTCGTCCTTGTTCAGCGCGGCCAGCGACTCGGTGCTGTCATCGGCGAACGGGTTGCCGTTGCGCGGTGCGTTGTAGAGCGTCTCGTCGAGGATGCCCTGGCGCTTGGCGACGATGGCCGGAACCAGTGCCTGCCCGGCGACGTTGACCGCGGTGCGGCCCATGTCCAGGATGGGGTCCACGGCGAGCAGGAGCCCGACCCCGGCCAGCGGCAGTCCCAGCGTGGAGAGCGTCAGCGTGAGCATCACGACGGCGCCCGTGGTGCCGGCCGTTGCGGCCGAACCCAAGACGGAAACCAGGACGATCAGCAGGTACTGGCCCAGGTCCAGGTGGATGCCGAAGAACTGTGCGACGAAGATCGCGGCGACGGCCGGGTAGATCGCGGCGCAGCCGTCCATCTTGGTGGTGGCGCCCAGCGGTACGGCGAAGGAGGCGTAGGCGCGGGGGACGCCGAGGTTGCGTTCGGTCACGCGCTGGGTCAGCGGCAGGGTGCCGATCGAGGAGCGGGAGACGAAGCCCAGCTGGACGGCCGGCCACACACCGGAGAAGTACTGCTTGATGGACAGTCCGTGGGACTTGACGAGGATCGGGTAGACCACGAACAACACGATGGCCAGGCCCACGTAGATGGCCAGCGAGAACTTGCCGAGCGAACCGATGGTGGTCCAGCCGTAGGTGGACACGGCCTTGCCGATCAGGCCGACGGTGCCGATCGGGGCGAGGCGGATGATCCACCAGAGCACTTTCTGGATGACGGCGAGGGCGGAGCTGTTCAGCTTCAGGAAGGGATCGGCGGCCTTGCCAACCTTCAGGGCGGCGATGCCGACGGCGATCGCGATGACCAGCACCTGCAGCACGTTGAAGCTGACCGCGGTGGTGATGGCGCCGCCGTCACCCGGGGTGGTGATGGCGCCCAGGCCCATGAAGTTCGACGGGATCAGGCCGGTCAGGAACGCCCACCAGTTGCCGGAGGTGCCGGTGTAGTCGGCCGGGGTTGCCTGGCCGGTGCCGGCGCCGGGCTGGAAGACGACGCCCAGGAAGATGCCGATGGTCACGGCGATCAGGGCGGTGATGGCGAACCACAGCAGGGTGTTCCAGGCGAGCCGGGCCGCGTTGGTGACCTGGCGCAGGTTGGCGATCGAGGAGACGACGGCGGTGAACACCAGGGGAACGACTGCGGCCTTGAGCAGCGACACATAGCTGGTGCCGATGGTGGTCAGGGTGGCCGTCAGGGCGTTGGGGTTGGTCTTGGGGTCCCCGCCCAGATTGCGGGCAATCAGGCCCAGGACGAGGCCGGCGATCAGGCCGAGGATGATTTGAACGCCAAAGTTGCCGGCCCACTTGGGGAGCCGCGACACCTTGGGTGTGGTTGCTGTGGAAGTCATTGCTCAACCGTAAATGTCGCACGATAACACCAAAGAATTTGTGTTTCGCCGTGTTACGGCTGTGAATTGGCCTGTATTACGCACCGCGTCGCGGGGGATCCA
Proteins encoded in this window:
- a CDS encoding YbjQ family protein, translating into MIIVTTNDLPGYKIDAVFGEVMGLTVRSRHIGAQLTAGFRALGGGELPEMTKALYESRQEVVARMVTEAESKGANAIVATRFDTSEMGQNWTEVCAYGTAVFAIPLAEGQPGATGQSIYLSQNPQAQ
- a CDS encoding dicarboxylate/amino acid:cation symporter, whose translation is MTSTATTPKVSRLPKWAGNFGVQIILGLIAGLVLGLIARNLGGDPKTNPNALTATLTTIGTSYVSLLKAAVVPLVFTAVVSSIANLRQVTNAARLAWNTLLWFAITALIAVTIGIFLGVVFQPGAGTGQATPADYTGTSGNWWAFLTGLIPSNFMGLGAITTPGDGGAITTAVSFNVLQVLVIAIAVGIAALKVGKAADPFLKLNSSALAVIQKVLWWIIRLAPIGTVGLIGKAVSTYGWTTIGSLGKFSLAIYVGLAIVLFVVYPILVKSHGLSIKQYFSGVWPAVQLGFVSRSSIGTLPLTQRVTERNLGVPRAYASFAVPLGATTKMDGCAAIYPAVAAIFVAQFFGIHLDLGQYLLIVLVSVLGSAATAGTTGAVVMLTLTLSTLGLPLAGVGLLLAVDPILDMGRTAVNVAGQALVPAIVAKRQGILDETLYNAPRNGNPFADDSTESLAALNKDDAGDHDPQREFANA
- a CDS encoding TetR/AcrR family transcriptional regulator codes for the protein MTDSPVTLSPAPPSRRELNKVATRDAIAGAALEFLRTKALNEFTVDEVAAAAGVSRRTFFNYFSSVEAAVASFTQRYLDSVIVDLDARPADEPLLESAQHALSTGGNPRDLALLAEIFALTQDPALGRFQLQAWEECTVKITEVARHRLPAETDELYLNTLVGAVTGSCKAAFSVWLSERGPDTSEESLAHLRSLLDTTISLIRTGFSS